A genome region from Hippopotamus amphibius kiboko isolate mHipAmp2 chromosome 1, mHipAmp2.hap2, whole genome shotgun sequence includes the following:
- the STPG1 gene encoding O(6)-methylguanine-induced apoptosis 2 isoform X3 has translation MECARLDTIVSKYPAANAYTIPSHFVSKKDFSNSCSSMFQLPSFVKVLKFETPAPNQYNASVSCCKQTNNVCARAGFVSKTQRGLFTISKTGPAPGHYNVNESLVKQSPKILMSCFKSKTGRGLKLTSTGPGPGYYNPNVHTKVQKKTLIPRNPILNFSAQPLPLPPKPPLPGPGQYEIVDYSGPPKHFISSASFVSNTSRWTAAPSQPGLPGPATYRPEFPGKQSFLYNEDKKWIPVL, from the exons ATGGAG TGTGCCCGACTGGACACCATCGTTTCTAAATACCCCGCAGCCAACGCGTACACTATCCCATCACATTTTGTTTCCAAGAAAGACTTCAGTAATTCCTGTTCCAGCATGTTCCAGTTGCCAAGCTTCGTGAAAGTTCTCAAATTTGAAACTCCTGCACCAAACCAGTACAAT GCCTCTGTCTCTTGCTGCAAGCAGACAAACAACGTTTGTGCCCGAGCCGGGTTCGTGTCCAAAACCCAGAGGGGACTTTTCACTATTTCtaaaacaggacctgccccag GGCATTATAATGTCAACGAATCCCTTGTGAAGCAGTCGCCGAAGATACTGATGTCTTGCTTTAAATCAAAAACTGGCCGTGGATTAAAACTGACGTCGACAGGCCCGGGACCCGGTTATtacaacccaaatgttcacacCAAAGTTCAAAAAAAGACTCTTATCCC gAGAAACCCCATCCTGAACTTCTCTGCCCAGCCTTTGCCTCTGCCACCGAAGCCGCCTCTTCCGGGCCCCGGGCAGTATGAGATCGTGGACTACTCAGGACCCCCCAAGCACTTCATCTCCAGTGCGTCCTTCGTGTCCAACACCAGCCGGTGGACAGCGGCGCCGTCCCAGCCAGGCCTGCCTGGTCCAG CCACGTACAGGCCGGAATTCCCTGGAAAGCAGTCCTTTCTCTACAATGAGGACAAGAAATGGATCCCAGTGTTGTAG